Genomic DNA from Fibrobacter sp. UBA4297:
AATTTTACTTGCGACCGAAGCCGATTTTTCAGCGAAAATAAGAGTTTGTTGCGAATAGTAGTAGTTCCAGTAAGCTTCACAGTAGTTTTCGAGTACTTCGCTAAGCGCTTCGCGATACTTTTGGTAGGCCTGTTCCCTTTGAAGCTTTGCCGTGCGCTGGTTACTCATGGATGCAAAAAATAACGGTCCCTCTTTAAGCAAATGCTGGCGGAGTTCTCCGCCAAAATAAAGTTCCGAAGTGTATTCGCTGTGCGTGTAACTCGTCTGGTTAAAACCGATGTTGTATTCGGTTCCGGTTGGGGCTTTGCCTTGAACGCCAACCTTGTATTCGTTGCGGGTTTCGGAAAATAGCGTGTTGGGGGCGTCGCCTCGTTCTTTGAACGCACGTGCGGTCAAGTGTGGCTCGAATTCGCCATAGGTGCCGCTTGCAGCTTCGCTTTGTGCAATCCAATTGTATTTGGCTTCTTGAATATCAATGTTGTTCTCGATGATGATATCGATAGCCTTGTAAAAATCGATAAAAAGCGAATCTTGTGCATACGAAAGAACCGCTAAAAAAAACAAGGCTATTATATTTTGCCTAATCATTTGACAAAAATCTTTCCTGTAACGCCCGGTTCTACGGACTTGTCAGAATTGTCAAAAACAACCTTGATGGTTCGCAAAAGGCTTGCTTTATCAACAACGGGGGAGATAAATTCGATTTTGCCTTTCTTGTTGCGAATCTTGCCGCTGTTGAGCTGCAGACTTACATCTTGCCCGACCTTGAGCGAACTGGCCTTGCTTACAATGATGTAGGCTGTCATGCGGCAGGTGCGCACATCGGCTATCTCGATGATAGGCTCCAGCGCTTCGACACTTTCGCTTGGATTCTTAGAAATGGCTACAATTTCGCCATCAAAGGGCGCTATAAGGTATTGCTTTTGCAACTGTGCGCGTGCCATGCTGTATTCGAGAGAATCCTTCGCTTTGGCAATCCTTGCGGCTTCCCATTCGGCTTTTGTGACCTTGTAGTTCATCTCTTTTTCCCAGACCTGTTCGGCGCTGATAGAAGTAGATGTCTCAAAAAGCTTTTTGGTGACCTGCATATCCTTTTCGTAGGTGTCCATCTTTGCTTTGGCGGACGCTACGTTGGAATTGTCTTCTGCCGCAATTTTCGTGATGCTTACGCGTAATTCCTCTTCGGTTTTTACGAGGTTCATCAACGTGTCGCCCTTGTGGACAATTGCGCCTTCTTTTACCCAAATACTGTCGACTTTACCGGATACGGTGAATCCGATTTTTGCCTGGGCGATGGGCTCTGTTACGCCATCGAATGTTGCTGCGTGAACTGCAATTGCTAACGAAATGATTGTTGAAAATTTACGGATCATTTTGCGCTATATGTTATTTGGCAGAAGAACTGGAAACTGCGGTGCTTGAAGAAGATGCTGCGCTAGACGATGATGTTGGCGGTACCTTGAGTTCTGTGCGGAGCGTAAAGCCTTTAAGGTACATCTCGTTCTTGGCGTAAACGGTCACGTTCATGCCTACAGAGTCGCCCTGGACTCGGGAATCGAGAATCTTTTCTAACATCTGGACGAACAACGTATCTTGCTTAATCCAGGATTTTGCGTTGGCATAGTAGCCGTTTGCGTAAATGGAACGGGCCATTCCGTTGACATAACTCCATTGGATACGTTCTGTATTTTCGTCGAGTTTTTCGCTGAACTTTACCCAGATGGTATCTTTTGTCCCGAACGTAGACTTGAAATTTTTGTTGCTCGGCCATGCGTTGCTTGTAACCGCGTACAATCCACGATCGGTTGTGAATGCGGAATCGCCAGCAAGTTCAAGAGCTATGCGGTTTCCGGACTTTTTCTTGTAAGCCGTTATGTTGACGAGAATCTTTGTCTCGGCAGGGAAGGCGAGGTCGTGCTTTAAAAACAGCGTGTCGCCAGAAAGAGTTGGCTTTACATAGAATGTTGCTGTGTCCGCCTTTACAGATACGGATAAATTTTTATCGGTAATGCTTTCGCTGAAAACATAGTAAGGCGTTGCCAATGTAGAAATCCCGTTATAGCCGTTCATGTTGATGTCCATGACGTTGGATGCCTTAATCGGGGTCTTTGGCTTGATTATTGTGTCTTGATTGAGAATGTATCGGCCTAAGTCAATTTCAAAATTAGATTTAAGTTTGGGTAGAACAATATCGTTTGCGGTGTAGCGTAAGTTATTATGGGTATAAGGGCTTACTTGTAGAATAAAACCGGTATCGGCAGGAATCTTTTTAAACGTAAATTTTCCGGTGGAATCGGTTTTTGAAGAGAAACTTTCGGGGAAAATGTTGATAAAATCAGCATTCTGGTGAATTATGTTCAATTTGGCGCCAGAAACCGGTATTTTTTTGTCTGCATCTTCGTCGT
This window encodes:
- a CDS encoding efflux RND transporter periplasmic adaptor subunit, which encodes MIRKFSTIISLAIAVHAATFDGVTEPIAQAKIGFTVSGKVDSIWVKEGAIVHKGDTLMNLVKTEEELRVSITKIAAEDNSNVASAKAKMDTYEKDMQVTKKLFETSTSISAEQVWEKEMNYKVTKAEWEAARIAKAKDSLEYSMARAQLQKQYLIAPFDGEIVAISKNPSESVEALEPIIEIADVRTCRMTAYIIVSKASSLKVGQDVSLQLNSGKIRNKKGKIEFISPVVDKASLLRTIKVVFDNSDKSVEPGVTGKIFVK
- a CDS encoding MSCRAMM family protein, which encodes MMSISRSFINNHLFLFFSSCVILGCSVTDSTDSAYSKWDFSGSVVDATDNKGLNKATITYQDASGNITETETDKNGYFYIEELPYGTRSFTFSYKKISGKDTLYYSPKSVSITSTSESSHMEGVVAGNSSIVRLSPINASFKGELYIYDEDADKKIPVSGAKLNIIHQNADFINIFPESFSSKTDSTGKFTFKKIPADTGFILQVSPYTHNNLRYTANDIVLPKLKSNFEIDLGRYILNQDTIIKPKTPIKASNVMDINMNGYNGISTLATPYYVFSESITDKNLSVSVKADTATFYVKPTLSGDTLFLKHDLAFPAETKILVNITAYKKKSGNRIALELAGDSAFTTDRGLYAVTSNAWPSNKNFKSTFGTKDTIWVKFSEKLDENTERIQWSYVNGMARSIYANGYYANAKSWIKQDTLFVQMLEKILDSRVQGDSVGMNVTVYAKNEMYLKGFTLRTELKVPPTSSSSAASSSSTAVSSSSAK